Proteins encoded together in one Chitinophaga sp. LS1 window:
- a CDS encoding sigma-70 family RNA polymerase sigma factor — MLQQLTNLSDKELISRARKLKDQEAEGVLLERYSHLMVAVCLPYLNTAPGRGADEVFPVLLQRLSNSLKTQTIHKVNEWIHYNVKAIQDKSDRNLPFFSTTESREIQQVENRIEHAAMNQKEQQQLLAQMNVVISQLPAEEKLFLTKFYLEQQPLAQLAGSKKYSIEKARQILKNAKQHMASILMKQSNEQ, encoded by the coding sequence ATGCTACAGCAGTTAACTAATTTGTCGGACAAAGAATTAATATCCCGGGCGAGAAAGTTGAAAGACCAGGAAGCCGAAGGTGTTCTTTTGGAAAGGTATAGTCACCTCATGGTGGCTGTATGCCTGCCTTATTTAAATACCGCCCCCGGAAGGGGCGCGGATGAAGTGTTTCCGGTGCTGCTACAGCGCCTGAGTAATTCTTTGAAGACCCAAACCATTCATAAGGTGAATGAGTGGATCCATTACAATGTAAAGGCCATTCAGGATAAGTCTGACAGGAATCTGCCCTTCTTCTCTACAACTGAATCCAGAGAAATCCAGCAAGTCGAAAACAGGATTGAACATGCTGCTATGAACCAAAAGGAACAGCAGCAGCTCTTAGCGCAGATGAATGTGGTGATTAGTCAATTGCCCGCTGAGGAGAAATTATTCCTGACGAAATTTTACCTGGAACAGCAGCCTTTGGCCCAGTTGGCCGGGAGTAAGAAGTATTCCATCGAAAAAGCCAGGCAGATCCTGAAAAATGCTAAACAGCATATGGCTTCAATACTCATGAAACAATCCAATGAGCAGTAA
- a CDS encoding ATP-binding protein: MNDAIINKALASFVPALLLDLYGNLLSANDKARGLVQLPGGNVEKVHYDHLFGERTGVYWGALLATFQNGLKACVEFAGPDGQWTAWQLLAQDEYFVLLGHETAQPDKLFFHLPLGIQQFSVDGYPIKSNALQQAVWGPHHPVFIQPGYNILRDPVYRQIGLSQLFEEVAETGRSAKKEILLRYQENTVGDSIRLSPCYYEAIVFPAFNQQRQITDLYLLLKEVTAQKLTLMGLEKSARLLESVVEHLPIGYVQFDHHGFMRRINHTHREFLKVRPGLVEGAYNIMSDPFARLYGFNELFMTVVTENKMVRKEIEVDFSAETIFTDMSEVRWMDYTLFPLQDPVNKKTIVVALINDITDKKLEHFMRTELQRNTEQLHLFFDAVDMGYATLERDGRVNFINRKAAQMAGVEIQPGSNIFDIIPEFRTPSPFLDRLAQAMKSTVSESFSSYFYRVDKCYDFLVTPMRDNTVSVFIRDITGSRKLQKELHRANSQLSKLNRNLLNQNQQLEDFAHITSHNLRAPIANLKALMQLHNHSDEEEEKIEYLGMLESVINKTDETLNDLVNVVQIRKETDIQQEVISFEERLEYVLHVLMQEVNQSGLRITTDFQEASMIRFPRIYLDSILQNLITNAIRYRMPDVPPTLHFSSRKEKGMITLTAEDNGMGIDMNRFGSKLFGFRKTFHKNADAKGIGLFITKTQVEAMGGSISAESRPGWGTKFIITFKTE, encoded by the coding sequence ATGAATGATGCCATTATAAACAAGGCACTCGCTTCGTTTGTACCGGCACTGTTACTAGACCTTTATGGAAACCTGTTATCGGCCAATGATAAGGCCAGGGGACTTGTGCAGTTACCGGGGGGGAATGTAGAAAAAGTCCATTATGATCACCTGTTCGGAGAGAGAACGGGCGTATACTGGGGAGCATTATTAGCAACCTTTCAAAACGGACTAAAAGCCTGCGTGGAATTTGCAGGTCCGGATGGCCAATGGACAGCATGGCAGTTGTTGGCCCAGGATGAATATTTTGTACTACTGGGGCATGAAACAGCCCAGCCAGATAAACTATTTTTTCACCTTCCATTGGGTATTCAACAATTCTCAGTGGATGGCTACCCTATAAAAAGCAACGCTTTACAACAAGCTGTCTGGGGCCCTCATCACCCTGTTTTTATACAGCCTGGATACAATATCCTCCGGGACCCGGTATATCGCCAGATCGGCCTTAGCCAACTATTTGAGGAAGTAGCCGAAACCGGCCGGTCCGCTAAAAAAGAGATCTTACTCCGCTACCAGGAAAATACCGTTGGCGATTCCATCCGGCTATCTCCCTGTTATTATGAGGCGATCGTTTTCCCGGCTTTCAACCAGCAACGACAAATTACAGATCTATACCTGCTGCTCAAGGAAGTTACGGCGCAAAAATTGACCCTCATGGGTTTGGAAAAGAGTGCCCGCCTGCTGGAAAGTGTCGTGGAGCACCTGCCTATCGGCTATGTACAGTTCGATCACCATGGTTTCATGCGCCGGATCAATCACACTCACCGGGAGTTTTTGAAGGTACGGCCAGGCCTTGTAGAAGGCGCTTACAACATCATGAGCGATCCTTTTGCCCGTTTGTATGGGTTTAACGAACTGTTTATGACGGTAGTGACAGAGAATAAAATGGTCCGCAAAGAAATTGAAGTCGACTTCTCTGCCGAGACCATCTTTACAGACATGTCGGAGGTCCGCTGGATGGACTATACCCTTTTCCCACTCCAGGACCCAGTAAATAAAAAGACAATCGTCGTTGCACTCATCAACGATATCACTGACAAGAAGCTTGAACATTTCATGCGTACTGAGCTGCAGCGTAATACAGAACAACTGCACCTCTTCTTCGACGCTGTTGATATGGGATACGCCACCCTGGAGCGCGACGGCCGGGTCAACTTCATCAACAGAAAGGCTGCACAAATGGCCGGTGTGGAAATTCAGCCAGGGAGTAATATCTTTGACATTATCCCTGAGTTTAGAACGCCGTCTCCATTTTTGGACAGATTGGCACAGGCAATGAAAAGTACTGTATCAGAATCTTTCAGCAGTTACTTTTACAGGGTAGACAAGTGTTACGATTTCCTTGTCACACCTATGCGTGACAACACTGTCTCCGTTTTCATCCGGGATATTACCGGTAGCCGTAAACTGCAAAAAGAATTACACAGGGCAAATAGTCAGCTGAGTAAGCTGAACCGGAACTTATTGAATCAAAACCAGCAGCTGGAAGACTTTGCGCATATCACTTCGCACAACCTGCGGGCGCCCATCGCCAACCTGAAAGCACTGATGCAACTGCACAATCATTCCGATGAAGAAGAGGAGAAGATCGAATACCTGGGTATGCTCGAATCTGTGATCAACAAAACAGATGAGACACTCAATGACCTGGTAAACGTAGTGCAGATACGAAAAGAAACGGATATCCAGCAGGAAGTGATTTCGTTCGAAGAGAGACTGGAATATGTATTGCATGTACTGATGCAGGAAGTGAACCAGAGCGGTCTGCGCATTACCACAGACTTTCAGGAAGCATCAATGATCAGGTTTCCCCGTATATATTTAGACAGCATTCTGCAAAACCTGATCACCAACGCCATCCGTTACCGCATGCCCGATGTGCCGCCAACCCTGCACTTCAGCAGCCGGAAAGAGAAAGGCATGATCACGCTCACTGCGGAAGACAATGGAATGGGGATTGATATGAACCGCTTTGGCAGCAAGCTATTTGGGTTCAGGAAAACCTTTCATAAAAATGCTGACGCAAAGGGAATCGGCTTATTTATTACCAAAACTCAGGTAGAAGCAATGGGAGGAAGTATAAGTGCAGAAAGTAGACCTGGCTGGGGTACCAAATTTATTATTACCTTTAAAACCGAATAA
- a CDS encoding tetratricopeptide repeat protein, with amino-acid sequence MSSNLENNDKILKIFSTVRCMNRDQLPRYLDGRLTDLEKHLLEQHLVDCDLCFDALQALSQAKHREQYQPLSVNIQQYIRNSVRKVSTTQKVERYQRLEQKKESFLIYFWVVAAVALGAGGVYLVQHQNRFRAMNPVQQLAAADKVIEPIQTSQSQPVVQATERAAATAHAAPVADTLQRRQPVPGEVKPIPVVKKDTIKAASAPVAPKPAPPKDSVKKTPPAEQKDDKSTSPPAKKEEKSTLQPAKETPAPVAEKKETPPAPKKEKEKDDDDDKKTADVQPTGTDEFLYKAAMVYHQQGDLNEAISRYKHLSDSKSKYGELSRYQLAVCYRSKGQTGKARRMFKEVVRMNGPMKDKAQSALDSL; translated from the coding sequence ATGAGCAGTAATTTGGAAAATAACGATAAGATACTCAAGATCTTCAGCACGGTTCGGTGTATGAACAGGGACCAATTGCCCCGTTATTTAGACGGGCGACTCACAGACCTGGAAAAACATTTGCTGGAACAGCACCTGGTGGATTGTGATCTTTGCTTTGATGCGTTGCAGGCATTATCGCAGGCGAAACATAGAGAGCAGTACCAACCCTTGTCAGTGAATATACAGCAGTATATCCGCAATAGTGTGCGCAAGGTATCGACTACACAGAAGGTAGAACGGTATCAGCGGTTGGAGCAGAAGAAAGAGAGTTTCCTGATATATTTCTGGGTAGTCGCAGCCGTAGCACTGGGTGCTGGCGGGGTTTATCTGGTACAGCATCAGAATCGGTTCAGGGCAATGAATCCGGTACAGCAGTTAGCGGCAGCTGACAAAGTGATAGAACCAATTCAGACGAGTCAGAGTCAGCCGGTCGTACAGGCAACGGAAAGGGCGGCAGCTACGGCTCATGCTGCTCCTGTAGCAGATACATTGCAACGGAGGCAACCTGTGCCAGGGGAGGTAAAACCAATCCCTGTGGTGAAAAAAGACACCATCAAAGCGGCATCGGCGCCAGTAGCACCAAAACCGGCTCCTCCAAAAGATTCTGTAAAGAAAACTCCTCCTGCAGAGCAAAAGGACGATAAGTCTACTTCACCACCGGCCAAAAAGGAGGAAAAATCCACTTTGCAACCGGCTAAAGAAACACCTGCCCCGGTAGCAGAGAAAAAAGAAACCCCTCCTGCTCCTAAAAAAGAGAAGGAAAAGGATGATGACGATGATAAAAAGACCGCCGATGTACAACCCACAGGTACGGATGAATTCCTGTACAAGGCAGCGATGGTCTACCATCAGCAAGGTGACTTAAACGAAGCGATTTCGAGGTATAAACACCTTTCAGATAGTAAATCCAAATATGGGGAGCTGTCCCGTTATCAACTGGCTGTCTGCTATCGTAGCAAAGGGCAGACAGGAAAAGCCCGCAGGATGTTTAAAGAAGTAGTGCGGATGAATGGGCCGATGAAAGATAAAGCACAGTCTGCACTGGATAGTTTGTAA
- a CDS encoding tetratricopeptide repeat protein produces MKYLAVFALPILFACNSNSAGHSADATKDSALYAPMIQPLTDSLNKFPDNADLHFRRALLLFNTDPALAQKDFEKAAQLKPNVPDYWAGAGEAAILIANYKEAVANFEKAQHLAPKYAYLQYRLATALIEDKQYKRADSLASKLANDPANHDKAYYLKAKIAEENKDTTLAIQYLRTAVDQAGLQSDYDAVMELGDLLAQRHAPASLQYYQLAARMDSTNDDALYAMGKFYEQESKMAEAITAFKNAINIDAEDGDNYFALGMIYFRQQEWQPAYNYFNMACKSGPTDGEAYYYRGRCNEKLGRKQAAIDDYSKAVTFKKDFKEAKEALANIQK; encoded by the coding sequence ATGAAATACCTGGCCGTTTTTGCATTGCCGATCCTGTTTGCCTGCAACTCCAACTCCGCAGGGCATTCAGCAGATGCAACAAAAGATTCCGCGCTCTATGCGCCTATGATACAGCCGTTGACAGATTCTCTCAATAAATTTCCTGACAATGCAGACCTGCATTTCAGAAGAGCCCTACTATTATTCAACACAGACCCGGCGCTGGCACAAAAAGACTTTGAAAAAGCTGCACAGCTCAAGCCCAACGTTCCTGACTATTGGGCAGGTGCAGGAGAAGCCGCTATTTTAATCGCCAACTACAAAGAAGCAGTGGCCAACTTCGAAAAAGCCCAGCACCTGGCGCCAAAGTATGCTTACCTGCAATACCGCCTCGCCACCGCCCTGATCGAAGATAAACAATACAAACGCGCAGACAGCCTGGCTTCTAAACTGGCCAATGATCCTGCCAATCACGATAAAGCCTATTATCTGAAAGCGAAGATCGCAGAAGAGAATAAAGATACCACCCTCGCCATCCAATACCTGCGTACAGCTGTGGATCAGGCAGGTTTACAAAGTGACTACGATGCGGTGATGGAGCTGGGCGATCTGCTGGCTCAGCGGCATGCACCCGCTTCATTGCAGTACTATCAGCTGGCAGCCAGAATGGATTCGACCAATGATGACGCGCTCTACGCTATGGGTAAGTTCTATGAGCAGGAAAGTAAAATGGCAGAAGCCATCACGGCATTCAAAAATGCCATCAATATCGATGCGGAAGATGGAGACAACTATTTTGCTTTAGGAATGATCTATTTCAGACAGCAGGAATGGCAGCCGGCTTACAACTACTTTAACATGGCCTGTAAGTCAGGGCCGACCGATGGTGAAGCCTATTACTACCGTGGCAGGTGCAACGAAAAACTAGGCCGTAAACAGGCCGCTATCGACGATTATTCCAAGGCTGTAACCTTTAAGAAAGACTTCAAAGAAGCCAAAGAGGCGCTGGCCAACATACAGAAATAA
- the thrC gene encoding threonine synthase — translation MKYYSLQNKDHIVSFEDAVVAGLAPDKGLYFPEHIPAFEKSFFENIGTLSEVEIGYAAIKPFVGEEIPDDVLRKIIADTLSFPFPVAPVHDNIYSLELWHGPTLAFKDVGARFMAGCLGYFRRNDTRPVTVLVATSGDTGGAVANGFYDVPGVKVVILYPSGKVSTLQEKQLTTLGKNITALEIAGTFDDCQRMVKTAFLDAELQAHSLLTSANSINVARWLPQMFYYLLAYKQLQKEVVFSVPSGNFGNICAGMMAAAMGLPVKHFVASTNVNDTVPRFMENGQYEPGQAKPTLSNAMDVADPSNFVRILQLFTNSLPALKEKLTAYSFDDKATVATMEAVWSKHHYMLDPHGAVGYLGLQKYLAGADTTGVFLETAHPVKFADTAPTSLQSQIVTPESVQYLYSLEKESVQLPNDYAALKGWLMQQ, via the coding sequence ATGAAATACTATAGTTTACAGAATAAAGATCATATCGTATCGTTCGAAGATGCAGTAGTAGCAGGCCTTGCGCCAGACAAAGGTTTGTACTTCCCGGAGCACATTCCTGCATTTGAAAAAAGCTTCTTCGAAAATATCGGTACGCTCAGCGAAGTTGAAATCGGCTATGCTGCCATCAAACCTTTTGTAGGTGAAGAGATCCCTGATGATGTGCTGCGTAAGATCATTGCCGATACATTGAGCTTCCCTTTCCCTGTTGCACCTGTTCACGACAATATTTATTCCCTTGAACTCTGGCATGGTCCTACCCTCGCCTTCAAGGACGTAGGCGCCCGCTTTATGGCTGGTTGTCTCGGTTATTTCCGCAGGAATGATACCCGCCCCGTAACCGTGCTGGTAGCTACTTCCGGCGATACCGGCGGCGCTGTAGCCAATGGCTTCTACGATGTACCAGGTGTGAAAGTGGTGATCCTCTACCCAAGTGGTAAAGTGAGCACCCTGCAGGAAAAACAACTGACTACACTGGGTAAGAATATCACTGCCCTGGAAATAGCCGGCACCTTCGATGACTGTCAGCGTATGGTGAAAACCGCTTTCCTGGATGCAGAACTACAGGCACACAGCCTCCTCACCAGCGCGAACTCTATCAACGTAGCCCGCTGGCTGCCACAGATGTTCTATTACCTGCTGGCTTATAAACAACTGCAAAAAGAGGTGGTGTTCTCTGTACCTTCCGGTAACTTCGGTAACATCTGCGCAGGTATGATGGCTGCCGCTATGGGACTGCCGGTAAAACATTTTGTAGCCAGTACAAATGTGAATGATACCGTACCCCGTTTCATGGAAAATGGCCAGTACGAACCAGGACAGGCAAAGCCTACGCTTTCCAACGCGATGGACGTAGCCGATCCGAGCAACTTTGTAAGAATACTGCAACTATTTACCAACAGCCTGCCGGCACTGAAAGAAAAGCTCACGGCTTACAGTTTCGATGATAAGGCGACTGTAGCCACCATGGAAGCTGTATGGAGTAAACATCACTATATGCTGGATCCACATGGTGCCGTAGGCTACCTGGGTCTGCAAAAGTACCTGGCAGGCGCCGATACAACCGGTGTGTTCCTCGAAACCGCTCACCCGGTAAAATTCGCAGACACCGCACCCACCAGTCTGCAATCACAGATTGTAACTCCGGAGAGCGTACAATACCTGTATTCACTGGAAAAAGAGTCTGTACAACTCCCGAATGACTACGCAGCCCTGAAAGGCTGGCTGATGCAGCAATAA
- a CDS encoding C40 family peptidase: MPYAITVVPVMPLRAEPAHRSEMISQALWGECVTITAHGQDGWVKVKCQYDEYEGWVTVNHLEIIEEELFNAPYTHYTAKWANTVSMNGQPMQVPLGCLVKTTDEAVTVWGKYTVQFEESLLKPFLDEAGLRERAFQFLNTAYLWGGKSVYGVDCSGFTQTVFKTLGISLMRDAYQQAAQGTVVDFLQEVRLGDLAFFDNEAGRITHVGILLNDQEIIHSSGRVRVDPIDNQGIINSETGVRTHNLRIIKRYI; this comes from the coding sequence ATGCCATATGCAATTACGGTGGTGCCTGTCATGCCTTTAAGGGCAGAACCTGCCCACAGAAGTGAAATGATCTCACAGGCATTGTGGGGAGAATGCGTAACCATCACAGCACACGGACAAGATGGCTGGGTAAAGGTAAAATGTCAGTACGATGAATATGAGGGGTGGGTGACTGTTAACCACCTGGAAATCATAGAAGAAGAATTATTTAATGCGCCCTATACACACTACACTGCCAAATGGGCCAACACTGTCAGCATGAACGGTCAGCCTATGCAGGTGCCTTTGGGCTGCTTAGTAAAAACCACCGATGAGGCTGTAACAGTTTGGGGAAAGTATACGGTACAATTTGAGGAAAGCCTTTTAAAACCATTTTTGGACGAGGCAGGCCTGCGTGAACGGGCATTTCAGTTCCTGAATACAGCCTATTTATGGGGCGGAAAGTCTGTATACGGCGTGGATTGTTCCGGCTTTACACAGACGGTTTTTAAGACGCTTGGGATCTCATTAATGAGGGATGCTTATCAGCAGGCGGCACAGGGTACGGTGGTAGATTTTTTACAGGAGGTGAGATTGGGAGACCTGGCGTTTTTTGACAATGAAGCGGGTAGGATCACGCATGTGGGAATTCTGTTGAATGATCAGGAGATCATACATTCATCTGGTAGGGTAAGGGTAGATCCAATAGATAATCAGGGGATCATTAATTCAGAGACAGGAGTGCGTACCCACAACCTCAGAATCATCAAACGATATATCTAA
- a CDS encoding PhoH family protein — MTESIINLDSINPIEFFGVNNGKLDLLKKKFPLLKILSRGTQLKISGAPEEVATAQEKITQIISYLERNGNLSENYFEQILGDEEAVDNFKDRNSNEILVFGPNGRNVRARTANQKKMVAMAEKNDIIFAIGPAGTGKTYTAVALAVRALKNKAVRKIILTRPAVEAGENLGFLPGDLKEKIDPYLRPLYDALDDMIPADKLSYYMTNRVIEIAPLAYMRGRTLDNSFIILDEAQNATDLQMKMFLTRIGPSAKAIITGDMTQVDLPKNQQSGLTKASRILRNVDGIGYLELDEEDVVRHRLVKAIIRAYDAAKEKEEQYQQQNQNHRNRERDRDRDRDKEKEERRDN, encoded by the coding sequence TTGACAGAATCAATCATCAACTTAGACAGCATTAACCCTATAGAATTTTTTGGGGTCAACAATGGAAAGCTCGACCTGCTGAAGAAAAAATTCCCGCTGTTAAAGATTCTCTCCCGGGGTACTCAACTCAAAATCTCCGGTGCACCGGAAGAAGTAGCGACAGCACAGGAAAAAATCACTCAAATCATTTCTTACCTTGAGCGCAATGGTAACCTTAGTGAAAATTACTTTGAACAAATTTTAGGAGACGAAGAAGCGGTTGATAACTTCAAAGACCGTAATTCCAACGAAATCCTCGTATTTGGTCCTAACGGCCGCAATGTAAGAGCAAGGACCGCCAATCAGAAAAAGATGGTAGCGATGGCAGAAAAGAATGACATCATCTTCGCCATCGGCCCTGCTGGTACCGGTAAGACGTATACTGCTGTGGCACTTGCTGTTCGTGCTCTGAAAAATAAGGCTGTCAGGAAAATCATCCTTACCCGTCCTGCCGTAGAAGCTGGTGAAAACCTTGGCTTCCTCCCAGGCGATCTCAAAGAAAAGATTGATCCATACCTGCGCCCACTGTACGATGCCCTCGACGACATGATCCCTGCAGATAAACTGAGCTATTATATGACCAACCGTGTCATTGAAATTGCTCCGCTGGCATACATGCGTGGCCGTACACTGGACAACTCCTTCATTATTCTGGATGAAGCGCAGAATGCGACCGACCTACAGATGAAAATGTTCCTGACCCGTATCGGTCCAAGTGCAAAAGCGATCATCACCGGTGATATGACGCAGGTGGATCTGCCCAAAAATCAGCAGTCAGGTCTGACAAAAGCCAGTCGTATTCTCCGTAACGTAGATGGTATTGGCTATCTGGAACTGGATGAAGAAGATGTGGTAAGACACCGCCTGGTAAAAGCGATTATACGTGCATACGATGCGGCAAAAGAAAAAGAGGAACAATACCAGCAACAAAATCAAAATCACCGTAACAGGGAAAGGGACAGAGACCGGGACAGAGATAAAGAAAAAGAGGAGCGCAGGGATAATTAA
- a CDS encoding inorganic diphosphatase, giving the protein MTTNNPWHQVSTGSESPKVVNAIIEIPKGCRAKYELDKETGLLKLDRVLYSSVYYPANYGFIPQTYCDDHDPLDILILSQVDVVPMCIMEAKVIGVMQMIDGGEADDKIIAVAANDMSVNYINDISELPPHFTAEMRHFFEEYKRLEHKEVKVAEFQNKEVAERIILESIEGYKKKFNK; this is encoded by the coding sequence ATGACGACGAACAATCCCTGGCATCAAGTCAGCACAGGATCTGAATCACCCAAAGTCGTAAATGCGATTATTGAAATACCAAAAGGCTGCCGCGCTAAATATGAGCTGGACAAGGAAACTGGTCTGCTTAAATTAGACAGAGTGCTGTATTCTTCCGTATACTACCCTGCAAACTATGGCTTTATTCCTCAGACATATTGTGATGATCATGATCCATTGGATATCCTGATCCTGTCACAGGTGGATGTAGTGCCAATGTGTATTATGGAAGCAAAGGTTATCGGTGTAATGCAGATGATCGATGGTGGTGAGGCAGATGATAAGATCATCGCTGTAGCTGCAAATGATATGAGTGTGAACTATATTAACGATATTTCTGAATTACCGCCTCATTTCACAGCTGAAATGCGTCACTTCTTTGAAGAGTACAAGAGACTCGAGCATAAGGAAGTTAAAGTGGCTGAATTCCAGAATAAAGAAGTTGCTGAAAGGATTATTCTTGAGAGCATTGAAGGCTACAAGAAGAAGTTCAATAAGTAG
- a CDS encoding response regulator — MQLLNMIFIVDDDPIHQQIANLMIKRQGIGEKVKAFSEAQDALKYLREYIYEPDLLPDLILLDLNMPVMDGWDFLNDYAGFYEQLPKKIGIFVLTSSIDDSDRKKVDDYAFVKGYLTKPLSSEIINKLQAE; from the coding sequence ATGCAACTGCTCAATATGATCTTTATTGTTGACGATGACCCGATTCATCAGCAAATAGCGAACCTGATGATCAAACGACAAGGGATCGGGGAGAAGGTGAAGGCATTTTCTGAAGCACAGGACGCGCTCAAGTACCTGCGCGAATACATTTACGAGCCGGACCTGCTGCCAGACCTGATTTTGCTTGATCTGAACATGCCAGTCATGGATGGCTGGGATTTCCTGAATGATTATGCCGGATTCTATGAGCAACTACCAAAGAAGATCGGCATTTTTGTACTCACTTCCTCTATCGATGATAGTGATAGAAAGAAGGTAGACGATTATGCTTTTGTAAAAGGGTACCTCACGAAACCTTTATCCAGCGAGATTATCAACAAGCTCCAGGCGGAGTAA
- a CDS encoding DUF4878 domain-containing protein, which yields MTNYLRFLVLVLISGVVLSGCKKRASPQEVALNFMHAIQESNFDLARDYATRESQQVIQLYSFFDARRNETEREKIKKAGIEVVNAEENGDKATVTVLNSSSKQQERLLLVKENGQWKISLSLESIIPNYMPPATPIMDSASAMQPDSVGVQSPDQK from the coding sequence ATGACCAATTATCTGCGCTTTCTTGTCCTGGTTTTAATATCCGGTGTTGTACTGAGCGGTTGCAAAAAGCGGGCTTCCCCACAGGAGGTAGCACTGAATTTTATGCATGCTATTCAGGAATCTAACTTCGATCTCGCCAGAGATTACGCGACGAGGGAATCGCAGCAGGTGATTCAGTTATATTCATTTTTTGATGCCCGCAGGAATGAGACAGAAAGAGAAAAGATCAAAAAAGCGGGTATAGAGGTCGTAAATGCAGAGGAAAATGGAGATAAAGCGACAGTGACCGTGCTTAACTCTTCCTCTAAACAGCAGGAGCGTTTACTGTTGGTGAAAGAGAATGGCCAGTGGAAAATATCGCTGTCATTAGAAAGTATAATTCCTAATTATATGCCTCCGGCTACCCCGATCATGGATTCTGCCAGCGCGATGCAGCCGGATTCGGTTGGAGTACAGTCTCCGGACCAAAAATAG
- the rpe gene encoding ribulose-phosphate 3-epimerase has product MKKKTTLIAPSLLASNFLELGKEVDMLNNSEADWLHLDVMDGRFVPNISFGLPVISHIKRAARKICDVHLMIEEPEKYAEDFKKAGADILTVHYEACTHLHRNIQQIKNLGMQAGVALNPHTPVQLLENVIKDVDLVLIMSVNPGFGGQHFIDQSLTKIKQLRALIDAHQAHALIEVDGGITADNAADIIAAGADVLVAGSSVFNAPDPAEAIKALKYA; this is encoded by the coding sequence TTGAAAAAGAAGACCACCCTTATAGCCCCCTCCCTCCTTGCCTCCAATTTCCTGGAGCTCGGCAAGGAAGTAGACATGCTGAATAACAGTGAGGCGGACTGGTTGCACCTCGATGTAATGGACGGACGTTTTGTGCCTAATATCAGCTTTGGACTCCCCGTCATTTCCCATATAAAAAGAGCAGCCCGCAAGATCTGTGATGTGCACCTGATGATAGAAGAACCGGAGAAGTATGCGGAAGACTTCAAAAAGGCCGGTGCAGACATTCTAACCGTACACTATGAAGCATGTACCCACTTACATCGCAATATCCAGCAGATCAAAAACCTCGGCATGCAGGCAGGCGTAGCCCTGAACCCACATACACCCGTACAGCTGCTGGAAAATGTGATCAAAGACGTCGACCTCGTGCTCATCATGAGCGTGAACCCCGGTTTCGGCGGTCAGCACTTCATAGACCAGTCATTGACTAAAATAAAGCAGTTACGCGCCCTGATAGATGCTCATCAGGCACATGCATTAATTGAAGTAGATGGAGGTATTACTGCGGACAATGCTGCGGATATAATAGCGGCCGGAGCCGATGTATTGGTAGCTGGCAGTTCGGTATTCAATGCCCCGGATCCTGCTGAAGCCATTAAGGCACTGAAGTATGCATAA